The Babylonia areolata isolate BAREFJ2019XMU chromosome 24, ASM4173473v1, whole genome shotgun sequence genomic interval CCAGGTGTCTTGTTTTGCCTGCATGTATGCATGGAGTGGACACTGGGGGAGAAGATGACAAACCTTTTTGACGTTGCCTCTGAGAAGAACCAGTAGCATTTATTCTTACCTATATTGATAAGATTTTGGAGTTCGTTCAGTTGAAAGTATGCTAATTGTTTTTTCATTGTGCAGCACTGGCCTTTAGACCTGCATGTTGTGTAGTTGAGCCActtttctgcgtttgtgggctacaactcccatgatCATTCGTTTCAATGTGAATGAGTATGGCTTTTGAGTGAACAAacatttttaaccccaccatgcgGACATTTATTCTCCTTTTTCAGAGGTgtacatactgggtatgttcttgtttctataaccctccAAATACTGACATAGATTATGAGATCTTTAATATTTGCATCTGATCATCTGTTTGCATTTTCATATGAAGGAGATTCAGGCACGTCTTTtaacctgagagattggaaaaatctccacccatttccCACCAGGCACCATGACCAGGACTCGAGcccaggaccttcagactgaaagttaaAGGCTTTCAACCCTTGGCTGTTGCGCTGGTCGAGTCAGAGCGCACAAGTAACATCTTTTTTCCAGTAGTCCAAATCCCAACGGCCAGTAATTGTATGAACATAACAAATCATCACAGTTTACCAGTAGCTTTATTGATGAAGGAAGAATGAAAATCAATCTCATGGTGAAAGCCACAAAACAGaaaatcactatcatcatctgtGACATAGTGggaaaatgataatttttttttttttttaagttgagctAGCGGGTTAAAAAACTTCAACAGCAGAAATGAAATTAACATTATCTTCATGTAAATCAACAGCAATAGCACAGTCCATAAAAGCcacacatatatatcaatatataatGTATATTATCATATTTCACTAATGTTGTCAACCGCATGATTTACATATTGCAAGAATGATAAATTATATAACcagtctgttttcattttcagaaCAGTTTTGTAGAATAGTTCACTGTGAACATGATTATCAGAAATATTTTTATACTGATAGTGGATACTTCCCATCCACACCACATTGccttccacaccctctccccccaaaatcaTAATGCTGAAAACCTGACTTCTCTGTGGATACATTATAACTTTTTGGTTAAGTCATAAAACGGTGTACcaacaatacaaaaataaataggGAGTATTATTAATAGGCTGTTACTTTCATTTCTATTTAAGGTAATTCATGCTTTATGTTCCATGGTCAATACTGAAAATGAACAGCAATTGCATCTGGGGACAAAAATGAAATGTATTAGTTTTACAAAAACCATGCAAGTACATTCACACTTGAGGGAAGTACAAATTATTTCAGCTTTTATTAACAACAGATGCACATGTCTGTAATCAAAAGgggcaaacaaaaccaaaaccaaaatgaaACCCTTAGATGTAATTAAGATCAATCCAATGAACTTCTGAAATGACAAACTCTAATGTCTGATGGACTGAGATGTAATACTCTATTTTATTTTCCCAAGATAGTAGTCTTTTCTGCTAAAATTATGTATGTATTAATCCCTTGAGTGTCAAAGTACATATTACTAGTGACCATCTTTGATAACATCatgaaaagaagggaaataattctggaaggctgaaaattcacacacttGATGTAAACTGGTGTGTCTTCAAACCATTTTGTCGACTTTTGGCGGACTGTTCTGTACACAGATTTTTGGCTTGAAACACAACTTTtctactgatttttttccccagcagtCAAGCAGTTGACATTACACGAAAGAACAGTTGAAAAGCGAACAGCAGGGTAATTCCTTAAATCAAGTTTATCCCGACCTTATGTTCATTATACCAGAAGACTAGAACTGAGATCAACCTGAAGAGTCGGAAAACAATGAACAACTTTTGAAATCATGCTCAGGTAATGTTTTGCTGCACAGGTCCCACATTACCCTACTCTTTGTTAAGTCTACATTTGGACCCTTCAGAAATGGTATAACCTTTCTTCTCTCCTAGGCACACACATTTTGTCATTCACATAAAATGTAATCTACTTGAATGTAAGCAGGCAGCAAACAAATTTATCGTGAGCACACATACTATTCTGTGTACAACCAGTTAAACATAAAAtctcatgcatgcacataattcAAAAAAGCTTTTATTTGAAACTTCCACCACTCACCATAGTCAGCTATAAAATGAGCTCAAggctgtgggtgtggtgtgtctatacacacacacacacaacttcctttTTCTCGTTTTTATCATATCAGTCCATTCCTGCCTTAGCCTGTTCCAAAAACCTAATAATTatcatgtatgtgtacattatctctccatgtgtgtgggtatatatatatgtgtgtgtgtgtatgtgttttgctgTTACTGAATGGACCAATTTTAGGGAGGATTCTTACTGAAAATGGACAACAGATATGTCCACATGATGAACAGAATCTCCAGTAATATTCCATGAACAGACTGGATTTAAACCACTTTTTGTTTTGAGAAGCATTTAACTTTTGAAATGCACCACCAGTTTTCTCTCAGTGCCATCATCTGAGGACATGCGTGTGGCTCTGGAGCCCAAAGCCCAAACCATATTTATATGTAGTTGCAGGTGGGGTAAGGAACACCAACAGGCACTGCAGGAGCAGATGTAGTTCTCTGTTGCTGTATGtcaaaatgcacatacacactcacacacacacacatattacactgtCATGTTAGTATGCATGAAGTGAGCATGAAAGGAAaactaaaaggaaaaaaaacacacacacaaaaagaagtctAAGACACAATCTGTCAGTGTTGATCATCAAACTGCAATAACTTTGAAATAAGATGGAATACATACAATCCTGGTTTGTAGAACTCCAAATACATAATCTGAACATGTACAATATTCCTCAGGCACAGGATGCATATCCTCAACTAAACCAGGAGCACCTGATCTACttgacaagcaagcaagcagacagAATGCCACAAAGGCAGCTTGGCCAGACTATTGCACTGTTTGATACTGCACTGTTTCGTAAAAAGGCTGCATTCTGCCCCACTGCATAACTCATCTGACACATTTCTCCATGTGTGAAATCTAGActacacccccaaacccctcctcccctgtttGCTCCCCATCCACCATTCCCTCTGCCCAGGGCAGCGTATCCTCACAGCAGACTAATAAATGTCAAAATGTAATGTATAACTATAAATTATGCAAATATGTAAGCCAGTCCAAGTCAAATCAGGCACACTGACTTCTTAAACGTCTTCAAAGTTTTGGGGCAAGTTATATGGTGGATTTATTGCTTGATAAAAGTCTCAGCCAATGACAACATGCAACACTAACAAAGACAGCTCAAGTTTTTCCATGCTTAACCTTCATCATGACAACATCAAAGCTTCTGGTGCAAAATCTCAAAAGAGTTTACAGTTGTCAGTTACAGTTCAAACCTGGACAAGGGCaagctgtgtttgtatgtgtgcatgtatgggaaGGGGAATGGGGAGGAAGATAGTTTTGTAATCATGAGACGATCTAGGTGATGTTTTGATGTGTCTGCAACATCAGTCATCTAGATGTCCCTGGTTCAATTCCCAACAGCAACCGATGGCTTACAGACCTGTGCAAACATGCCAGGTCAACACAGCTCAGTGCACACTGTGGTTCCATGTCCCTGCAGCAGACTGGATTCACCACCTCTTCATCTGGCCAACTCTTCATCTGTGTTGACCACAAAAGTGTCAATGTAACTGTCATTACATCATCAATCATTAACACAGTTGTCCCCTACCCCCTTAAAAGACGTCAAAGTTGCTGGAAGACTGACCAAAGCCTGACATTCAACACACATTGTTATGACGCAGGCCACAGTTGTCTCACTGGGATGATGAATCTCAGCTTCTGGAATTTTTTCTTccctatcatctgcactgtttcaataTAACACTGCTCATTCCAAGACACCCTTACTCAGGTTCATCTCCCACAGACTTAGCACTGGAAATCCACAGTGAACTATCACTGTTAgttgccaggagaccacacaccagaagagaccctgctctgctgctgaatcactgGTGGTGTCCAGCAGTGCACATTCTGATTCAACATAAGCTGGAAATCACCTACCAAGTGATGACAATAATTACTTTGTTCTGGTCCTGGTTTTGGCTGTCTACCTTCAAGAGTCCATTGTCTGGACTTGCTGATTCACTGCAGTTCTTCATTCATTATTTTTGCAGTTAATAAGTTTCCCAGCTGACATCTGAAATATAGTGAGAATCTTAGCACTGCTTATACTGACTGTCAACTCTGagaagaaactgtgtgtgtgtgtgtgtgtgtgtgcggaaaggATGCTGCTTGTTAGTGGATGGGCAAAGAGCATTAAAAATGTTCAGCCATCTAAATGCAACCACAGCATGGTAAAATACACCTTATAAAACAGCCTGATGAATAAACACCTTGTAGAAGAACTATATGCCACACTGTGAAGAATGTAATGTCATAATGGTCATGGTCCCTGATATGCTAAATACAGTCCAAATGCAAAGGACACTACAAAGAAAAGGTAAGACAACTAAAACAAAATGTAACAATACTAAACACAAGGGACGAAATGAGCCTTTCAAATGATACAGTATTTCACTTCACATGCAACACATTTGTCTTTATTTTACAGAAGTGGTTGATTGATTAAGAAAGAACACCCATGGATAATAACTACGTAGGAAAAGGCAAGCTGTGGGGAATTTCATACATCCCTCTTCCGTCATCTACTCAATGCTCTACACTTCAAACAACCTGTATTACATATATCAGGAACATCTGGTGTTAAGGGTGTTGCAGTTTCAATCTTCCCCATGTGACATGGAGGAGAACACCACCAAGTGACTAAATCTCAAAGTGCTGTTGGCAGTCTTCTTCAATGTTTGTGAActacaactctcacgttcacttgtatgtgcagAGGGCTTTttcatgcatgaccatttttacccccaccatacaGACAGCCATACCCAAAGTATTCGGGGGTCTGTGTACTGggtgtgttcctgtttccataaccccaccttCGCTGACAAAGTGACATGGGCTGCAGGATGTTTTACATGCACAATAGATCTTCTACAAGCATCCGCACAAAGAACTTCAGaaactagcagatctgcacatctttTTACCTGGCATTCAAACCCCTGACCgtcagatcgaaaaaaaaaaatgctataaCCACGTGGCTGTTGTGACCACTGCTGTTGGCAGGGAGTGGTCCCTGGCCTCTGGTCCCAAGAGACTGGAGCTATGGTCACAGTGATCACACATGGTACTGGGACTGTATCTACTCTGTCCTCTCCTTGTCACACACCCTGTCACTGCACTGTCATTGTACACTGAACACCACTTGTGTGTTTAAAGCAGGACTGGTGGACTACTTGGCGAAAACTCCAGTTTTTGCTGTTCCACTGTGTTCTCACagcgcatgcacattcacacaaacatgcacacacactgtgatacttaaacatgcacaacacaccacacacacacacacacacaagacgtttATTAATATTAAAATAATTCCATTCACATACAAGACACACTACGATTTATCCGTTTTTGACTTTCCCTCCAGTGTGAAAGGAAAACTCTTGCTGCATGCTAACCACCGGaatatcacttcttttttttcttgttttcttagctgttttttgttgttttctttaacatGCAGGAAAAACATGACAACTAACATCCATCAGCAGAATAAATAAGCAACCAAATTTGCACAGGGATTCTAGAGACACAACATGtacacagatttaaaaaaaaaaaaaaaaaaaaagtaatttgtcACAGAAGGTTCTGTGGTTTCACCAATCTGTTACAAGcccatctgtgtatgtatgcatgaacatGTGTGTAGGCAAGCATGCATAGGTATACAACACGTATGCGTAGTTtcttctccctgtgtctgttgCGTGCAAAAGATGTTAAACCGAAAACCCAATGACGGGCAGCAGCTAGCATCAATTCACCCAGGACCAATGCTAACACCTCACAGTGAGTTTAAAGGCCTTGTATTCAGCAAAACAGCACACTTGATCTGCTGTATGCCACTATtgtactccctctctcttctagcCACTTCCTATTACTCATCACAGCTGGTCATAAATTAGCACTGTTGTAATATCAATAGAATACATCAGAGTGAGTGCTGCAATCACACCACAAACTTGAAATCATCACACTACTTCGACAGAAAAGTACATTTTCATGTTTTACTgcacaaaaaaacatgttttgaTTAAGCGAAGCACAATACAGTGTTTAGGACACACACTATTACATACATGTCACGATACAAATACATGTACAGACAAAATCAtttcccccatccaccctccccccaaccccatcatcatccccttccccctcccctacctgtcATGATAATGAACATAGTGCTCAGTGTTTCTGACATTCAAGGTTCATTTGTGTTAGTCAGTCACACACTTCACAACTGTATGCAGTGTGCACAACGGATTGATCTTTCGCTTGTGTTACTACATTCTATGTCTAGTGACCTGAGCGGGAGTGTTGGACCAAACCCAAACCAGTGGGTTTGAAATGCTGGCCATGTGGCCTGCAACCCATGCCTCCACCTCTTCACCTGGACCCTGCTCATCTCTGCCAGGTGACCTCTGCCCTGCTGACGTGTGCCCTTACAACCTCTGCCAGCTGACCTGTTGCAGTTGACCTTTAACCAGCTGACCTGTGGCAGGTGACAGACTTAGCGAAACAGTCAAGATGCCATCAGGATGATGCTGTTCAACCACCTACCCCATTCACTTCATTCTGCAAGCATGCCACTTTGGCTTCATCCACTGTGTGATGCAGTCGATGTCCTAATCCAAGCCAGACTGGAATGGACTCATCATCTTCCACACTCTTGCCTGCTCCCTTGTCTTAGCTTCTAACACTGACTGATTGCTGTTGTGTCATAGAATGAAACTGGTGTCACCACAGGCACAGCTACTGTCAGCACATCAACAACCTTTGATTTGCACTTTGAACTTATACCTACAACAATGGCAACCAGCGTTTTCAACTAgccagcacacatgcacactgaaaaGTTGTGTTTTCCAAAATGACTCAAATCaatgtaaggaaaaaaaacacacaaaaaaaaacataaataaaccaGAAACACTACAAGCGATCAACAACACCCTGACGACTTGCCCTTGGCCGCCCGGCTCAAGTCCACTGTGTTGCCGTGGGCGGGCTTCACCTCCATCTgatcctccacctccctcatgcGAAGCACAGCCGCCAGAAAGGCATGCTCCACATTAACCGAGTCTTTGGCACTGGTCTCAAAGTACGGCAAGTTGCCGCTGGCACTGCACCACGAGCGGGCATCCTCACTCATCACCTGCCGACCTTCCATGTCTATTTTGTTGCCGATGACGACGAAAGGAAAGGTGACTCCATCCTGGATGTCTGCGTAGTACAGGAACTCCTTGCGCCACATGGACAGGTTGCGGAAGCTCTGCAGGTTGTCAACAGCGAAGGTCAGCAGGCAGCAGTCAGCCCCGCGGTAGAAAGGGGTGCGTAGTGACTTGAACCTCTCCTGGCCCGCCGTGTCCCAGATCTGGGCCATCAACAACACACAAGCCATTATTCATCACACCACTGCCTGTGTTAGAGTACTGATATCAACTGGTTATACattacactccccaccccacccccgctacTGTTCATAACACTGCTGCCTGTCTAAGAGTACTGATATCAACTGGTTATCCATTATAACCCAACCCTATCCCTACTATTCAT includes:
- the LOC143299187 gene encoding ras-related protein Rab-9B-like, whose product is MSGKSKLLKVVLLGDGGVGKSSLMNRFVSNKFDAQSFHTIGVEFLNKDVVVDDETYTMQIWDTAGQERFKSLRTPFYRGADCCLLTFAVDNLQSFRNLSMWRKEFLYYADIQDGVTFPFVVIGNKIDMEGRQVMSEDARSWCSASGNLPYFETSAKDSVNVEHAFLAAVLRMREVEDQMEVKPAHGNTVDLSRAAKGKSSGCC